Proteins from a genomic interval of Treponema succinifaciens DSM 2489:
- a CDS encoding MBL fold metallo-hydrolase RNA specificity domain-containing protein — protein sequence MAVTAYSLGAAEEVTGSRHILEIDGRSIMIDCGAFQGRRAESDKKNREFSFPADKVESVVLTHAHYDHCGLLPVLMKNGYDGTIYATPATRDLANIVMMDSARIQARDAEFLAKQAKKKGEAFTWKPLYNEADCVKAANQIVTLGYNRKMYIAPDVQLEFFDAGHILGSSLAYFTITGQRKNQKVTKVNTESNTKQKIWHKLFGTRLPSKNEPSQNTDGADELRLLYTGDLGRRNKPIIKDPATNMPAPDYIFMESTYGNRLHAETSSTMYELEKVVRQAIDSKGKIIIPTFAIERAQEIVYYLHLLVDQKRIPQIPIYMDSPMAVNATGIYQLHQECYDAATQEAFLAHHKNPFGFNSLQFITSVDESKELNKKSGPMIILSADGMCEAGRILYHLANNISNPNNIILIVGYMSEHTLGRRILEGEKEVKILGDWYKVNAQVKQIDSFSAHADYKESTEWLKLIDTSRLKKIFLVHGEKDAQAYLKGYLAENGFPNVEIVKYGETYNLE from the coding sequence ATGGCAGTTACAGCATATTCACTTGGAGCGGCAGAAGAAGTTACAGGAAGCCGGCATATACTTGAAATTGACGGGCGCAGCATAATGATAGACTGCGGAGCTTTTCAGGGACGGAGAGCGGAATCAGACAAAAAAAACAGGGAATTCAGTTTTCCGGCGGATAAAGTTGAAAGCGTTGTTTTGACCCATGCGCATTATGACCACTGCGGACTTCTTCCAGTTCTTATGAAAAACGGATACGACGGAACAATTTACGCAACACCAGCAACAAGAGATCTTGCGAACATCGTTATGATGGACAGTGCTCGCATTCAAGCAAGGGACGCTGAATTTCTTGCAAAGCAGGCAAAAAAGAAAGGCGAGGCTTTCACTTGGAAACCTCTATATAACGAAGCGGACTGCGTAAAGGCGGCAAACCAGATTGTTACGCTGGGCTACAACCGCAAAATGTACATTGCCCCAGATGTTCAGCTTGAATTTTTTGATGCAGGACACATTCTTGGAAGCTCACTCGCCTACTTTACAATTACCGGGCAAAGAAAAAATCAAAAAGTAACAAAGGTAAACACAGAAAGCAATACAAAGCAAAAAATTTGGCACAAACTGTTCGGCACAAGACTTCCTTCAAAAAATGAACCATCTCAAAACACGGACGGAGCAGACGAGCTTAGACTTCTTTACACAGGAGACTTGGGAAGACGGAACAAGCCAATCATAAAAGATCCGGCAACAAACATGCCTGCTCCTGACTATATCTTTATGGAAAGCACTTACGGAAACAGGCTTCATGCGGAAACCTCAAGCACAATGTATGAGCTGGAAAAAGTTGTACGCCAGGCAATCGACTCAAAAGGAAAAATAATCATTCCGACATTTGCAATCGAGCGCGCGCAGGAAATTGTCTATTACCTTCATCTTTTAGTTGACCAAAAAAGAATTCCGCAGATTCCTATTTACATGGACAGTCCTATGGCGGTGAACGCAACCGGAATCTATCAGCTTCATCAGGAGTGCTACGATGCCGCAACCCAGGAAGCGTTCCTTGCGCACCACAAAAATCCGTTCGGCTTTAATTCGCTGCAGTTCATTACAAGCGTCGATGAGTCCAAGGAGCTTAACAAAAAAAGCGGCCCGATGATAATTTTAAGCGCAGACGGAATGTGCGAAGCCGGACGCATTCTTTACCACTTGGCGAACAACATTTCAAATCCAAACAACATAATTCTAATTGTAGGCTATATGTCCGAGCATACATTGGGACGCAGAATTCTTGAAGGCGAAAAGGAAGTGAAAATTCTTGGTGACTGGTACAAAGTGAATGCGCAGGTAAAGCAAATCGATTCATTCAGTGCGCACGCTGACTACAAGGAAAGTACCGAATGGCTTAAGCTCATAGACACAAGCAGACTTAAAAAGATTTTCCTTGTGCATGGCGAAAAAGATGCGCAGGCATATCTTAAAGGCTACCTTGCAGAAAATGGATTTCCGAATGTTGAAATTGTAAAATACGGCGAAACATACAATTTGGAATAA
- a CDS encoding SlyX family protein, translated as MEKEVEEKIISLETKLAYMEDFVNQLQAVSVEHTETIERLRTENKLLSQKLHEVSDILEGDIPNRKPPHY; from the coding sequence ATGGAAAAAGAAGTTGAAGAAAAAATAATCAGCCTTGAAACAAAGCTTGCCTATATGGAAGACTTTGTAAACCAGCTTCAGGCAGTTTCTGTTGAGCACACAGAAACAATTGAGCGGCTCAGGACTGAAAACAAGCTTTTATCTCAGAAACTGCATGAAGTTTCTGACATCCTTGAAGGCGACATTCCAAACAGAAAGCCGCCGCATTATTAA